In Vicinamibacterales bacterium, the following proteins share a genomic window:
- a CDS encoding AAA family ATPase, which yields MLGDGDRYVLDVPDASIQLELDRPRRERGDLLGELTVRTTLKGARTSVDDVLSRGSFNASSPTVRQARARLCADLARTNGHVDWHRLIEEFATRVLVAESVGQPAVSLRDVPDTGQDDHYDLEGVIVTRRSPSMIFGDAGTGKSQWLLWQLGQLANRGVRVALADWELDALAHKRRLQAMFGTAMPYVLHIACTRPLVYEADRLRRIIVDERIDYLGVDSVAPACHDEPSNAEAATAFFRALRQLAVGSLLVAHTPKAAELGQERPFGSQFWYALCRSIWFVAAKPSDAESN from the coding sequence GTGCTGGGCGACGGCGATCGGTATGTGCTCGACGTGCCCGATGCGTCCATTCAGCTGGAGCTCGATCGGCCGCGACGCGAGCGCGGCGACCTTCTCGGCGAACTCACAGTCCGTACCACGCTCAAAGGCGCCCGAACCTCCGTGGACGATGTCTTGTCGCGCGGATCGTTCAATGCGAGTTCGCCAACCGTGCGCCAGGCGCGCGCTCGTCTGTGCGCCGATTTGGCCCGGACGAACGGACACGTAGATTGGCACCGGCTCATCGAAGAGTTTGCGACGCGGGTGCTCGTCGCGGAATCTGTCGGCCAGCCGGCCGTTTCGCTGCGCGATGTGCCCGACACCGGCCAAGATGACCACTACGACCTGGAGGGTGTGATCGTGACGCGGCGATCACCCTCGATGATCTTCGGCGACGCGGGCACCGGAAAGAGCCAGTGGTTACTGTGGCAGCTGGGACAGCTTGCCAATCGCGGCGTACGAGTTGCGCTCGCAGATTGGGAACTGGACGCGTTGGCGCACAAGCGACGACTGCAGGCGATGTTCGGGACCGCAATGCCATACGTGCTCCACATCGCCTGCACTCGGCCGCTCGTGTATGAAGCCGATCGGCTGCGCCGGATTATCGTGGACGAACGTATCGACTACCTCGGCGTTGATTCCGTCGCGCCCGCCTGCCACGATGAACCCTCGAATGCAGAGGCGGCGACCGCATTCTTTCGAGCACTGCGCCAGCTCGCGGTGGGGTCGCTGCTCGTCGCGCATACGCCCAAGGCGGCGGAACTCGGCCAGGAGCGTCCATTTGGCTCGCAATTTTGGTACGCGCTGTGCCGCTCGATTTGGTTTGTGGCGGCGAAGCCGAGCGACGCTGAGAGCAACC